The Staphylococcus sp. KG4-3 genome has a window encoding:
- a CDS encoding metal ABC transporter permease translates to MEFFQQLLDYKFLSNALIISIVVGIVCGTVGSLIVLRGLSLMGDAMSHAVLPGVALSFLFNIPMFIGALATGMVASIFIGFITKNSKTKSDAAIGISYTAFLALGIILVSLINSTTDLYHILFGNLLAVTQVTFWSTIVVGVLVMLLIIVFYRPLMVSTFDPVFSRMSGLNTTLIHYFVMLLLSLVTVASIQTVGIILVVALLITPASAAFLISKKLHTMMIVASLISTVSAIVGLYFSYVYNIPSGATIVFFAFLIYIVIFALTKLELFKKRGQQT, encoded by the coding sequence ATGGAATTTTTTCAACAATTACTCGATTATAAATTTTTAAGTAATGCATTAATTATTTCAATTGTTGTAGGTATTGTATGCGGAACAGTCGGCTCTCTTATTGTTCTTAGAGGCCTTTCATTAATGGGAGATGCCATGAGCCATGCCGTACTACCAGGTGTAGCATTATCATTTTTATTCAATATACCTATGTTTATTGGTGCTTTAGCAACTGGGATGGTGGCAAGTATTTTTATTGGTTTTATTACTAAAAATAGTAAAACCAAATCCGACGCAGCTATTGGCATTAGCTATACTGCATTTTTAGCTTTGGGTATTATATTAGTCAGTTTAATCAATAGTACTACCGATTTATATCATATTTTATTCGGTAATTTACTCGCAGTTACACAAGTCACATTCTGGTCAACTATCGTTGTTGGAGTTTTAGTAATGTTATTAATTATTGTTTTTTATAGACCTTTAATGGTTTCAACATTCGATCCAGTATTCAGCAGAATGAGTGGCCTAAATACAACATTAATTCATTACTTTGTAATGCTATTACTATCTCTTGTAACTGTAGCAAGCATTCAAACTGTCGGTATTATACTGGTGGTAGCTTTACTTATAACACCAGCATCTGCCGCATTTTTAATTTCTAAAAAATTACATACCATGATGATTGTGGCTAGTCTAATTAGTACTGTAAGTGCTATTGTCGGACTATATTTCAGCTACGTTTATAACATCCCTAGTGGTGCAACGATTGTATTCTTCGCATTCTTAATTTATATCGTTATTTTTGCTTTAACTAAATTAGAACTTTTTAAAAAGAGAGGACAACAAACATGA
- a CDS encoding metal ABC transporter ATP-binding protein has protein sequence MLEVENLNLTLGNKHVLQNVNLSIPINGEIIGIMGPNGAGKSSLIKSLIGEFKSTGKAQLNGSPIQNDLKSITYIPQKAHIDLDFPINVEHVVMSGAYKDIGWFKWVNPETKKRLNQLMDTLELKDLRHRQISELSGGQLQRVLVARALMTDSTLYLLDEPFVGIDFHSEQIIMSQLRILKESGKLLLIVHHDLSKTDEYFDRVILLNRNIRYFGDSSTAMKPEHLNNTFISAPSQHETA, from the coding sequence ATGCTAGAAGTTGAAAATTTGAATCTTACATTAGGAAATAAACATGTTCTACAAAATGTTAATTTATCCATCCCCATTAATGGTGAAATAATCGGGATTATGGGTCCTAATGGAGCTGGGAAATCATCTTTAATTAAATCTCTTATCGGAGAATTTAAATCGACAGGCAAAGCCCAATTAAATGGTTCTCCCATACAAAATGATTTAAAATCTATAACTTATATCCCACAAAAAGCGCATATTGACCTAGATTTTCCTATTAATGTGGAGCATGTGGTCATGTCAGGTGCATATAAAGATATAGGGTGGTTTAAATGGGTAAATCCCGAAACAAAAAAAAGATTAAATCAATTAATGGATACCTTAGAATTAAAAGATTTACGTCATCGTCAAATTTCAGAACTAAGTGGTGGACAGTTACAACGTGTGCTAGTAGCTCGCGCTTTAATGACTGATAGCACATTATACTTACTAGATGAACCTTTTGTTGGAATTGACTTTCACAGTGAACAAATCATTATGTCACAATTACGAATTCTAAAAGAATCCGGAAAATTACTGCTCATTGTACATCATGATTTATCAAAAACTGATGAATATTTTGATCGCGTAATTCTTTTAAACAGAAATATTCGTTACTTTGGGGACAGCAGCACTGCTATGAAACCTGAGCATTTAAACAACACATTTATAAGTGCTCCGTCACAACATGAAACTGCCTAG
- a CDS encoding metal-dependent transcriptional regulator yields MLTEEKEDYLKAILTHDGDHSFVSNKTLSQYLNIKPPSVSEMVNRLEKSGYVETKPYKGVKLSETGLTYTLDIIKRHRLLELFLIKILQYNWEEVHQEAEVLEHRVSHLFVDRLDKLLDYPITCPHGGVIPRENQYKELYTTNLLSFETGDIVTIKRVRDRTDLLIYLSSKAILIDEQIEIINRDDTNKVIIVKKGDQVTVLSYDNAAHIYAEK; encoded by the coding sequence ATGCTAACTGAAGAAAAGGAAGATTATTTAAAAGCAATTTTAACGCATGATGGCGACCATTCTTTCGTTTCAAACAAAACACTTTCCCAATATTTAAATATTAAACCACCTTCTGTAAGTGAAATGGTTAATCGTTTAGAAAAGTCGGGATATGTAGAAACTAAACCTTATAAAGGTGTGAAACTTTCTGAAACGGGTTTAACTTATACTTTAGATATAATTAAACGTCATCGTTTATTGGAATTATTTTTAATAAAAATTTTGCAATATAATTGGGAAGAAGTGCATCAAGAAGCAGAGGTATTAGAACATAGAGTATCTCATTTGTTTGTTGATCGTTTAGATAAATTATTAGATTACCCAATAACGTGTCCTCATGGGGGCGTAATACCAAGAGAAAATCAATATAAAGAACTATACACAACGAATCTATTGTCTTTTGAAACTGGTGATATAGTAACAATTAAAAGAGTACGTGATAGAACGGACTTATTAATTTATTTATCAAGTAAAGCAATTTTAATAGATGAGCAAATAGAAATTATCAATAGAGATGATACCAACAAAGTCATTATTGTTAAAAAAGGTGATCAAGTTACAGTATTAAGCTATGATAACGCAGCACATATCTATGCAGAAAAATGA
- a CDS encoding M50 family metallopeptidase: protein MSYLQSFFSSLIQLNLYWVVLIALIYVLIHSYRNKPINQILDIYLNYIPVLTHEFGHILFNKISGGKAKDLVIVSSPSERIETSQQGFAITQSKSRLGQSITTFGGYVMPPLMLFIGFWALDSQYPSLFITAYLIIFIYFLILTSRKLLPIIIVILLFTLLYFLFQSDNQLMMFYIVAITYHFILGVLLGEVIQSSWTIFKLTFSHQSVTWDGSTLKSLTYIPTFIFSIIWIAINLFTIYQLFHVYFTT from the coding sequence ATGTCATATTTACAATCATTTTTTAGCTCTTTAATACAACTCAATTTATACTGGGTCGTGTTGATAGCTTTAATATATGTTTTGATTCATTCTTATCGCAACAAACCAATAAATCAAATTTTAGATATATACTTAAATTACATCCCCGTATTAACACATGAATTCGGACATATCTTATTTAATAAAATAAGTGGCGGTAAAGCTAAAGATTTAGTGATTGTTTCCTCACCTTCAGAACGTATCGAGACTTCTCAACAAGGTTTCGCCATTACTCAATCCAAATCACGCTTAGGACAATCCATTACCACTTTTGGCGGGTATGTTATGCCACCACTAATGTTATTTATTGGTTTTTGGGCACTAGATTCACAGTATCCTAGTTTATTTATTACGGCATACTTAATCATTTTTATATATTTTTTAATATTAACTTCCAGAAAACTATTGCCAATTATCATTGTAATATTGTTATTTACTTTGCTTTATTTCTTATTCCAAAGCGATAATCAACTCATGATGTTTTACATTGTAGCAATCACCTATCATTTCATTCTAGGTGTACTTTTAGGCGAGGTTATACAATCCTCATGGACTATTTTTAAACTAACATTTTCACACCAATCAGTTACTTGGGATGGCTCAACTCTTAAATCATTAACTTATATACCTACATTCATTTTTAGTATTATTTGGATAGCAATCAATCTATTTACTATTTATCAATTGTTTCATGTTTATTTTACAACCTAA
- the tarA gene encoding N-acetylglucosaminyldiphosphoundecaprenol N-acetyl-beta-D-mannosaminyltransferase TarA yields the protein MTGSNKANKVNVLSVYFDNVTLEEMQDNIKQFFLTLSSRSLFIVTANPEIVDYATENENYRNLINRADYVVPDGTGIVKAARILNTPLKSRVPGIELMEACLKIANVNQQKVFLLGAENDVVKTAQHKLAEKYPNIIFDYHHGFFDLSEEMVLKQVTSFDPDYVFVGMGYPRQEQWIERHLDQFNQTVLMGVGGSIEVFSGAKKRAPMVFRKLNIEWIYRLLIDWKRIGRMKSIPKFLFKVAKVKFKK from the coding sequence ATGACGGGAAGCAACAAAGCAAATAAAGTAAATGTGTTATCTGTATATTTTGATAACGTTACTCTAGAGGAAATGCAAGACAATATTAAACAATTTTTCTTAACATTAAGTTCTAGAAGTTTGTTTATTGTAACTGCAAATCCTGAAATTGTAGATTATGCTACGGAGAATGAGAATTATAGAAATTTAATAAACCGTGCAGATTATGTAGTGCCGGATGGGACTGGCATCGTTAAGGCAGCGAGAATACTTAATACGCCTTTAAAATCCAGAGTTCCAGGTATTGAATTGATGGAAGCATGTTTAAAAATTGCTAATGTAAATCAACAAAAAGTATTTCTACTAGGTGCTGAAAATGATGTTGTTAAAACGGCGCAACATAAACTAGCTGAAAAATACCCTAATATTATTTTTGATTACCACCATGGTTTTTTTGATTTATCAGAGGAGATGGTATTAAAACAAGTAACTTCTTTTGATCCGGATTATGTGTTTGTTGGTATGGGTTATCCAAGACAAGAACAGTGGATAGAACGTCACTTAGATCAATTTAACCAAACAGTGTTAATGGGGGTAGGTGGATCAATCGAAGTATTCAGTGGTGCAAAAAAACGAGCACCTATGGTATTTAGGAAGTTAAATATTGAATGGATTTATCGCTTGTTAATTGATTGGAAGCGTATAGGTAGAATGAAATCGATACCTAAATTTTTATTTAAAGTAGCTAAAGTTAAATTTAAAAAATAG
- a CDS encoding NAD-dependent formate dehydrogenase — protein MKIVALFPEYIEGQENQLLNTKKAIGLIPFLEEKGHELVILTDNNADLDKHLSDMDVVISAPFYPAYMTKERIEKSPNLKLAITAGVGSDHIDLQAASENNIGVVEVTGSNTVSVAEHAVMDLLILLRNYEEGHRQSVAGEWNLSKVGNHAHELQNKTIGIFGFGRIGQLVAERLAPFNVKIQHYDPINQKDNKDSKFVNFDELVSTSDALTIHAPLTPDTDNLFDYNVLSRMKVGSYLVNTARGKIVNTNDLVELLTAKHIQGYAGDVWYPQPAPADHSWRTMPRNAMTVHYSGMTLEAQERIEEGVKDILNRFFNNEPFQDKDIIVSGGKISSASYKSNKSK, from the coding sequence ATGAAAATTGTAGCATTATTCCCAGAGTATATAGAGGGCCAAGAAAACCAATTATTAAACACTAAGAAAGCAATCGGTTTAATTCCATTTTTAGAAGAAAAAGGACACGAACTCGTTATATTAACAGATAATAACGCGGACTTAGACAAGCATTTATCAGATATGGACGTTGTAATTAGCGCGCCCTTCTATCCAGCATACATGACAAAAGAACGTATAGAAAAATCACCAAACTTAAAATTAGCGATTACTGCTGGTGTAGGTTCTGATCACATAGATCTACAAGCTGCTAGTGAAAACAATATCGGCGTAGTTGAAGTAACTGGTAGTAATACCGTTAGTGTAGCTGAACATGCAGTTATGGATCTTCTCATTTTATTACGTAACTACGAAGAAGGACATCGTCAGTCTGTTGCAGGTGAGTGGAATTTATCTAAAGTTGGAAACCACGCACACGAATTACAAAATAAAACAATAGGTATTTTCGGTTTTGGTAGAATTGGTCAACTTGTTGCTGAAAGACTTGCACCATTTAACGTTAAAATTCAACATTATGATCCAATTAACCAAAAAGATAACAAAGATTCTAAATTTGTTAATTTTGATGAACTTGTTTCTACTAGCGATGCACTTACAATACATGCACCTTTAACACCAGATACAGACAATTTATTTGATTATAATGTATTAAGCCGTATGAAAGTTGGTAGTTATCTAGTAAATACTGCACGTGGTAAAATTGTAAACACAAATGATTTAGTAGAACTTTTAACTGCAAAACACATCCAAGGATATGCTGGAGATGTATGGTACCCGCAGCCAGCACCAGCTGATCATTCATGGAGAACTATGCCTAGAAATGCAATGACAGTGCATTATTCTGGTATGACTTTAGAAGCACAAGAACGAATTGAAGAAGGTGTAAAAGATATTTTAAATCGCTTCTTTAACAATGAACCGTTTCAAGATAAAGATATAATTGTTTCCGGCGGTAAAATTTCAAGCGCTAGTTATAAGAGCAATAAAAGTAAGTAA
- a CDS encoding DUF2294 domain-containing protein, translating into MNIIEKNNKTQAFANLVRAYRKTYIGKGPETVKVFFKDNWAVVHMTGSLSKVENLYLRNKDLESMLKYGRTEEVKALYKQSPPTEMEELVGAKFVKLFTDLSLEDDEVVSIFVFDQNIE; encoded by the coding sequence GTGAATATCATAGAAAAAAATAATAAAACCCAGGCATTCGCTAATTTAGTTCGTGCTTATAGAAAAACTTATATCGGCAAGGGTCCAGAGACTGTTAAAGTTTTCTTTAAAGACAATTGGGCTGTAGTTCACATGACCGGTAGTTTAAGCAAAGTTGAAAATCTTTATTTGCGTAATAAAGATTTAGAGAGTATGCTTAAATATGGAAGGACTGAAGAAGTAAAAGCATTATATAAACAAAGTCCACCAACTGAAATGGAAGAACTTGTCGGAGCAAAATTCGTTAAACTATTTACCGACCTCTCTTTAGAAGACGACGAAGTTGTTTCTATATTTGTTTTCGATCAAAATATTGAATAG
- the tagH gene encoding teichoic acids export ABC transporter ATP-binding subunit TagH yields MNVSVNIENVTKEYRIYRNNKERLKDVLLPFHKNKTFYALDNLSLKAYEGDVIGLVGINGSGKSTLSNMIGGSLSPTDGGIKRDGDVSVIAISAGLNGQLTGIENIEFKMLCMGFTRKQIKELTPEVIEFSELGEFIYQPVKKYSSGMRAKLGFSINITTNPDILVIDEALSVGDQTFAQKCLDKIFEYKEQGKTIFFVSHNMKQVREFCTKIAWIEAGKLKQFGELDKVLPEYEKFLNDFKKRSKAEQKKFRSDLDNSRFVVK; encoded by the coding sequence ATGAATGTATCCGTTAACATTGAAAATGTAACTAAAGAGTATCGTATTTATCGTAATAACAAAGAACGTTTAAAGGATGTCTTACTCCCTTTTCATAAAAATAAAACATTTTACGCCTTAGATAACTTGTCCTTGAAAGCATATGAGGGCGATGTGATTGGATTAGTTGGTATCAATGGTTCAGGAAAATCTACCTTAAGTAATATGATTGGTGGATCTCTATCTCCTACTGATGGTGGTATTAAGCGTGATGGTGATGTAAGTGTGATTGCAATTAGCGCAGGACTAAATGGACAACTAACAGGTATTGAAAATATCGAGTTCAAAATGTTATGTATGGGATTCACTAGAAAACAAATCAAAGAATTAACACCTGAAGTTATTGAATTCAGTGAATTAGGAGAATTCATATACCAACCTGTTAAAAAATATTCTAGTGGTATGCGTGCTAAATTAGGTTTCTCAATTAACATTACAACCAACCCAGATATCCTTGTTATTGACGAGGCTTTATCCGTCGGTGACCAAACTTTCGCTCAAAAATGTTTAGATAAAATTTTTGAATACAAAGAACAAGGTAAAACCATTTTCTTTGTGAGTCATAATATGAAACAAGTACGAGAATTCTGTACTAAGATTGCTTGGATAGAAGCTGGCAAACTGAAACAATTCGGTGAATTAGATAAAGTATTGCCTGAATATGAAAAATTCTTAAATGACTTTAAAAAACGTTCTAAAGCAGAACAAAAGAAATTCAGAAGTGATTTAGACAATTCTAGATTTGTCGTAAAATAA